A single Stutzerimonas stutzeri DNA region contains:
- a CDS encoding 5-(carboxyamino)imidazole ribonucleotide synthase, with the protein MKIGVIGGGQLGRMLALAGTPLGMNFAFLDPAPDACAAALGEHLRADYGDQDHLRQLADEVDLVTFEFESVPAETVAFLSQFVPVYPSADALRIARDRWFEKSMFKELGIPTPMFADIQSQVDLDAAAASIGLPAVLKTRTLGYDGKGQKVLRRPADVTHAFAELGSVPCILEGFVPFSGEVSLIAVRGRDAQTCFYPLVHNTHEEGILRLSVASSNHPLQALAEDYAGRVLAKLDYVGVLAFEFFEVDGGLKANEIAPRVHNSGHWTIEGAECSQFENHLRAVTGLPLGSTAKLGESAMLNFIGEVPPVAKVIAVEDCHLHHYGKAFKTGRKVGHATLRCPDRATLDRQITAVESLIDRD; encoded by the coding sequence ATGAAAATCGGCGTGATCGGTGGCGGCCAGCTGGGCCGCATGCTTGCCCTGGCGGGCACCCCGCTTGGCATGAACTTCGCGTTCCTCGACCCGGCGCCAGATGCGTGTGCCGCGGCGCTGGGCGAGCATTTGCGCGCCGACTACGGCGATCAGGATCACCTGCGTCAACTCGCTGATGAAGTGGACCTGGTGACCTTCGAATTCGAGAGCGTGCCGGCAGAAACCGTCGCGTTCCTTTCGCAGTTCGTGCCGGTCTACCCAAGCGCCGATGCGCTGCGCATCGCTCGCGATCGCTGGTTCGAAAAGTCCATGTTCAAGGAACTCGGCATTCCGACGCCGATGTTCGCCGACATCCAGTCCCAGGTCGATCTCGACGCGGCGGCAGCCAGCATCGGGCTGCCCGCAGTGCTCAAGACACGCACACTGGGCTACGACGGCAAGGGCCAGAAGGTGCTGCGCAGGCCCGCCGATGTCACCCATGCGTTCGCCGAGCTGGGCAGCGTGCCCTGCATCCTCGAAGGCTTCGTGCCGTTTTCGGGGGAGGTGTCGTTGATCGCGGTGCGCGGTCGCGACGCTCAGACCTGTTTCTATCCGTTGGTCCACAACACGCACGAGGAGGGCATCCTGCGGTTGTCAGTCGCCAGCAGCAACCATCCGCTGCAAGCGCTCGCTGAGGATTACGCCGGACGTGTGCTGGCGAAGCTGGACTATGTCGGCGTGCTGGCGTTCGAGTTCTTCGAGGTCGACGGTGGGCTCAAGGCCAACGAAATCGCGCCGCGGGTACACAACTCCGGTCATTGGACCATCGAAGGCGCCGAGTGCAGCCAGTTCGAGAACCATTTGCGCGCGGTGACCGGCTTGCCGCTGGGCTCGACCGCGAAACTGGGTGAGAGCGCCATGCTCAACTTCATCGGCGAGGTGCCGCCGGTTGCCAAGGTCATCGCCGTCGAGGATTGCCATCTGCATCACTACGGCAAGGCGTTCAAGACCGGTCGCAAGGTCGGCCATGCCACTTTGCGCTGCCCGGATCGCGCCACGCTGGATCGGCAGATCACCGCCGTGGAGTCGCTCATCGATCGCGATTGA
- a CDS encoding D-hexose-6-phosphate mutarotase has protein sequence MPVDIQRIEKDLLACWRIRHGSAEVIVAEQGAQVLSYRQDDETPVIWLSEQAAFERGQPVRGGVPVCWPWFGDLSRNPQPIQDAYQGNQPAPAHGLVRHIDWRVEDARSDADSATLEFVCNAGDGLPGWPHAVELRLRVRLDQRLHLALTSRNQGTAPVTLSQALHSYFAISDIRQVAVEGLDGLPYIETLEAWQQRRQQGDLSFQGETDRIYLDVPPTLCLRDPGLARRITLETRGSRSAVLWNPWIAKAQRLSQFADDAWQRMLCIETANVLDDRVQLEPGDSHTLSVSIGVEALQP, from the coding sequence ATGCCCGTCGATATCCAGCGCATCGAAAAGGACCTGCTCGCCTGCTGGCGCATCCGCCACGGCAGCGCCGAAGTGATCGTTGCCGAACAAGGCGCACAGGTACTGAGCTATCGTCAGGACGATGAAACGCCCGTTATCTGGCTCAGCGAGCAAGCGGCCTTCGAGCGCGGTCAGCCGGTACGCGGGGGCGTCCCGGTGTGCTGGCCCTGGTTCGGCGATCTGTCGCGCAACCCGCAACCGATACAAGACGCTTATCAAGGCAACCAGCCCGCGCCGGCGCACGGGCTGGTGCGTCATATCGATTGGCGGGTCGAAGATGCGCGCAGCGATGCCGATAGCGCCACCCTGGAGTTCGTGTGCAACGCTGGCGATGGCCTGCCCGGTTGGCCGCACGCCGTCGAACTGCGCCTGCGGGTTCGACTCGATCAACGCCTGCATCTGGCGCTCACCAGCCGCAACCAGGGCACCGCTCCCGTCACGCTGTCCCAGGCACTGCACAGCTACTTCGCGATCAGCGATATCCGGCAGGTCGCGGTCGAAGGATTGGATGGCCTTCCCTATATCGAGACCCTCGAGGCCTGGCAGCAACGCCGGCAGCAGGGCGACCTCAGCTTCCAGGGCGAAACCGACCGCATTTACCTGGACGTGCCGCCGACCCTGTGCCTGCGTGATCCGGGGCTTGCACGCCGCATCACCCTCGAAACCCGTGGTTCTCGCTCGGCCGTGCTGTGGAATCCCTGGATCGCCAAGGCGCAGCGCCTGTCGCAGTTCGCCGACGATGCCTGGCAGCGAATGCTCTGCATCGAAACCGCTAACGTACTGGATGACCGCGTCCAACTGGAACCGGGCGACAGCCACACCCTGAGCGTCTCGATCGGCGTCGAGGCGCTGCAACCCTAG
- a CDS encoding GlsB/YeaQ/YmgE family stress response membrane protein, whose translation MGIIGTIIIGLIVGLIARFLKPGNDSMGWIMTILLGIGGSLLATYGGQALGLYQAGEGAGFIGAVVGAIILLVIYGMVTSRKH comes from the coding sequence ATGGGCATCATCGGAACCATCATCATCGGCCTGATCGTAGGCCTCATCGCACGCTTCCTGAAACCCGGCAACGACAGCATGGGTTGGATCATGACCATATTGCTGGGTATCGGTGGCTCGCTGCTGGCCACCTACGGCGGCCAAGCGCTCGGGCTTTATCAGGCCGGAGAGGGCGCAGGCTTTATCGGCGCCGTGGTCGGTGCGATCATTCTGCTGGTGATTTACGGCATGGTCACCAGTCGTAAGCACTGA
- a CDS encoding ABC transporter permease, with the protein MIPDLHGFGPALIAGTWMTVQLALASLALGLVLGLLGALAKTSPYVALRWVGGTYSTIVRGVPELLWVLLIYFGTIGLVRGIGEIFGIENLALSPFVAGTIALGLCFGAYATEVFRGALLAIPKGHREAGLALGLGKRRIFLRLILPQMWRLALPGLGNLFMILMKDTALVSVIGLEEIMRSSQIAVTASKEPFTFFVVAAFIYLGLTVIAMTGMYFLEKRAGRGFVRSAA; encoded by the coding sequence ATGATTCCCGACCTTCATGGATTCGGTCCGGCGCTGATCGCCGGCACCTGGATGACCGTCCAACTGGCCCTTGCATCCCTGGCCCTCGGCCTGGTGCTCGGGCTGCTCGGCGCACTGGCCAAGACATCGCCCTACGTCGCCCTGCGCTGGGTAGGCGGCACTTACTCGACCATCGTTCGCGGCGTGCCCGAACTGCTCTGGGTGCTGCTGATATATTTCGGCACCATCGGCCTGGTGCGCGGCATCGGCGAGATATTCGGCATCGAGAATCTGGCGCTTAGCCCCTTCGTCGCCGGCACCATCGCCCTGGGCCTTTGTTTCGGCGCTTACGCCACCGAGGTCTTCCGTGGCGCACTGCTGGCCATCCCGAAAGGCCACCGGGAGGCTGGCCTGGCGCTCGGCCTGGGCAAGCGGCGGATCTTTCTGCGGCTTATCCTGCCGCAGATGTGGCGCCTGGCCCTGCCCGGCCTGGGCAATCTGTTCATGATCCTGATGAAGGACACGGCGCTGGTCTCGGTCATTGGCCTGGAAGAAATCATGCGCAGCTCGCAAATCGCCGTGACGGCGAGCAAGGAGCCGTTCACCTTCTTCGTCGTCGCCGCCTTTATCTACCTGGGTCTGACAGTCATCGCCATGACCGGTATGTATTTCCTCGAAAAACGCGCCGGACGCGGCTTTGTCAGGAGCGCCGCATGA
- a CDS encoding ABC transporter substrate-binding protein → MKSYKKILLTAAATLMLGANAFAADKLRIGTEGAYPPFNLIDASGQVVGFDLDIAHALCAKMEVECEVVTSDWDGIIPALYAGKFDFLAASMSVTEERKNAVDFTDHYYTNKLQFVAPKSVDFKTDEGYLQGKVIGAQRATIAGTWLEDNMDGVVDIKLYDTQENAYLDLASGRVDGILADSFVQWEWLKSDAGKDFEFKGEPVFDDDKIAIAVRKGNDELREKLNEALAAIIADGTYEKINAKYFPFNIY, encoded by the coding sequence ATGAAAAGCTATAAGAAAATTCTGCTGACCGCCGCCGCCACCCTGATGCTGGGGGCCAACGCCTTCGCAGCCGACAAGCTGCGCATCGGCACCGAAGGCGCCTACCCACCCTTCAACCTGATCGACGCGAGCGGCCAGGTGGTCGGCTTCGACCTGGACATCGCCCACGCGCTGTGCGCCAAGATGGAAGTGGAATGCGAAGTGGTCACGTCGGACTGGGACGGCATCATCCCGGCACTGTACGCCGGCAAGTTCGACTTCCTGGCCGCCTCCATGTCGGTCACCGAGGAGCGTAAGAACGCCGTCGATTTCACCGACCACTACTACACCAACAAACTGCAGTTCGTTGCGCCCAAGTCCGTCGACTTCAAGACCGACGAGGGTTACCTGCAAGGCAAGGTGATCGGTGCTCAACGTGCGACCATCGCCGGTACATGGCTGGAAGACAACATGGACGGCGTGGTCGACATCAAGCTCTACGACACCCAGGAAAACGCTTATCTCGACCTGGCCTCCGGCCGCGTCGACGGCATCCTGGCCGATTCCTTCGTGCAGTGGGAATGGCTCAAGAGCGATGCCGGCAAAGACTTCGAGTTCAAAGGCGAACCGGTATTCGACGACGACAAGATCGCCATTGCCGTGCGCAAGGGCAATGACGAGTTGCGCGAGAAGCTGAACGAGGCACTGGCAGCGATCATCGCTGACGGCACCTACGAGAAGATCAACGCCAAGTACTTCCCTTTCAATATTTACTGA
- a CDS encoding uracil-DNA glycosylase family protein, with amino-acid sequence MRATSSPGRGHNPLDKAEREAFRALAAGTEGIDVTVYEAFDKDPLEPILGLGHADAPIAFFGRDPGREEVRHGEPFIGGGGQLVRRGLYQHLHGTDMPDFEAGRAVGKAFFWINTVPYKPVGNRAWSMAVKRRFHRHMRRLLIDHWHGRSIVTLGREAFLWFGIEQAREVRQRLEAFWAREDRFTAYVDVELATEQGAARTFRLYPLPHPSPRNRIWFERFPVLLETRLQQLLD; translated from the coding sequence ATGAGAGCGACCTCTAGTCCCGGACGGGGCCACAATCCGCTCGACAAGGCAGAGCGCGAGGCGTTTCGCGCGCTCGCAGCCGGAACCGAAGGCATCGATGTGACGGTGTATGAGGCGTTCGACAAGGATCCGCTGGAGCCGATCCTGGGGCTCGGGCATGCGGATGCGCCGATCGCCTTCTTCGGTCGCGATCCGGGCCGGGAGGAAGTTCGTCATGGCGAGCCATTCATCGGCGGCGGCGGGCAACTGGTGCGGCGGGGGCTCTATCAGCATCTGCACGGTACGGACATGCCGGATTTCGAGGCCGGGCGCGCTGTTGGCAAGGCGTTCTTCTGGATCAACACGGTGCCTTACAAGCCAGTGGGTAATCGCGCCTGGTCGATGGCGGTCAAGCGCCGGTTCCATCGGCACATGCGGCGTCTGCTGATCGACCACTGGCACGGACGCTCCATCGTCACGCTCGGTCGCGAGGCCTTTCTGTGGTTCGGCATCGAGCAGGCGCGCGAGGTGCGTCAGCGACTCGAGGCATTCTGGGCGCGCGAAGACCGTTTCACGGCGTATGTCGACGTCGAACTTGCCACGGAACAGGGTGCCGCGAGGACGTTCCGCCTGTATCCGCTGCCGCATCCTTCACCGCGCAACCGTATCTGGTTCGAGCGTTTTCCCGTCTTGCTGGAAACGCGGCTGCAGCAACTGCTCGACTGA
- a CDS encoding DUF3299 domain-containing protein, translating to MRQITLALLFCWMSFVHAAPAELDWLELMPAEDRRALEEMPEIGHDSPEAGGFSDQGGLKQSAGLPDVMYSAKTVPSLNGQHIRLGGYPVPLETDSRGRSTEFFLVPYPGACIHVPPPPPNQIVMVRYPSGITLDDIYAPLWVDGTLRIEPVSNDLADAAYVMSATEVTLVDESDL from the coding sequence ATGCGCCAGATAACCCTTGCCCTGCTGTTCTGTTGGATGTCCTTTGTCCATGCCGCTCCGGCAGAACTCGACTGGCTCGAGCTGATGCCCGCCGAAGATCGCCGGGCGCTCGAAGAGATGCCCGAGATCGGGCATGACTCTCCGGAAGCCGGTGGATTCAGCGATCAGGGCGGGCTCAAGCAGAGCGCTGGCCTGCCCGATGTGATGTATTCAGCCAAGACCGTACCGTCGTTGAACGGCCAGCACATCCGCCTGGGTGGTTATCCGGTCCCGCTGGAGACTGACAGCCGGGGTCGCAGCACCGAGTTCTTCCTGGTGCCCTATCCTGGCGCCTGTATCCATGTGCCGCCCCCTCCACCGAACCAGATCGTGATGGTCCGCTATCCGAGCGGCATTACCCTGGACGATATCTATGCGCCGCTCTGGGTAGACGGCACGCTGCGGATCGAACCGGTCAGCAACGATCTGGCGGATGCGGCGTACGTGATGTCAGCGACCGAAGTGACCCTGGTCGATGAGAGCGACCTCTAG
- a CDS encoding BCCT family transporter encodes MEAEKKLPRAIILFPVFIPAVVVMLLLVVGTISNPDLAGKVFSSALAFITTNFGWFYMLSVAFFLVFIVGIAMTPWGNIKLGPDHAEPQYSFPAWFAMLFSAGYGIALLFFGVAEPVLHYASPPAGAAETVDSAKQAMQIAFFHWGFHIWAIYGLTGLVLAYFSFRHGLPLSMRSALYPLIGERIHGPIGHVVDVFAILGTLFGIATTLGLSVTQINAGLNYLWPDIPVSIGVQIIAIAIITAMAICSVVAGLDKGVKNLSLLNMVLAIALMLFVFVAGPTIFILETFLQNTGSYLNNIIERTFNLQAYSRSDWIGNWTLFIFGWTIAWSPFVGLFIAKISRGRTIRQFVFGVMFVPTMFTFLWFSVFGDTALHLIMVEGYTSLIADVQADNAIALFKLFELLPMTAITSFLAVLLIVTFFVTSSDSGSLVIDSLAAGGAIHTPVWQRVFWASTEGLVAAALLLAGGLSALQTMTIASALPFAVIMLISALGMWRALVIEGHHETSLQNHMQSSRLASNAGPGLWKKRLAGMVSFPDREHVEGFINTTVLKAMRRVQRELSGQEWNAEVQIDEAHSRVYLEVLKEDQVDFIYEIRMVGYAMPAFALSEGPDTDEQYYRAEVFLRRGGQHYDIYGYDQQDIISDILDQFEKYLHFLHISPGSLPWKMEEHDEMLASETDLPKTDQS; translated from the coding sequence ATGGAAGCAGAAAAGAAGCTGCCCAGAGCCATCATCCTGTTCCCCGTATTCATACCCGCAGTGGTGGTCATGCTGTTGCTGGTGGTCGGTACGATCAGTAACCCGGATCTGGCCGGCAAAGTGTTCAGCTCCGCGCTGGCCTTCATCACCACCAATTTCGGCTGGTTCTACATGCTGTCGGTGGCCTTCTTCCTGGTGTTCATCGTCGGCATCGCGATGACTCCCTGGGGGAACATCAAACTGGGGCCTGACCATGCGGAGCCGCAATACAGCTTTCCCGCCTGGTTCGCCATGCTGTTTTCCGCCGGTTACGGCATCGCCCTGTTGTTCTTCGGCGTGGCCGAACCGGTACTGCACTACGCGTCGCCGCCAGCCGGTGCCGCGGAAACCGTCGACTCGGCCAAGCAGGCGATGCAGATCGCATTCTTTCACTGGGGTTTCCACATCTGGGCCATCTATGGCCTGACCGGCCTGGTGCTGGCCTACTTCTCGTTCCGTCACGGTTTGCCGTTGTCGATGCGATCGGCGCTCTATCCGCTTATCGGCGAACGCATTCACGGGCCGATCGGCCATGTGGTGGACGTCTTCGCGATCCTCGGCACGCTGTTCGGCATCGCAACTACGCTGGGCCTGTCCGTTACCCAGATCAATGCCGGGCTCAACTACCTGTGGCCGGACATTCCGGTCAGCATCGGCGTACAGATCATTGCCATCGCGATCATCACCGCCATGGCGATCTGCTCGGTGGTGGCGGGGCTCGACAAGGGCGTCAAGAACCTCTCGCTACTGAACATGGTGCTCGCCATCGCCCTGATGCTTTTCGTGTTTGTGGCTGGCCCGACCATCTTCATCCTCGAAACCTTTCTACAGAACACCGGCAGCTACCTGAACAACATCATCGAGCGCACCTTCAACCTGCAGGCCTATTCGCGCAGCGACTGGATCGGCAACTGGACACTGTTCATCTTCGGCTGGACCATCGCCTGGTCGCCTTTTGTCGGCCTGTTCATCGCCAAGATCAGCCGCGGCCGGACGATCCGGCAATTCGTCTTTGGCGTGATGTTCGTCCCGACGATGTTTACCTTCCTCTGGTTCTCGGTGTTCGGCGATACCGCGCTGCACCTGATCATGGTCGAGGGCTACACCTCGCTGATCGCCGACGTGCAGGCCGATAACGCCATCGCGCTGTTCAAGCTGTTCGAACTGCTGCCGATGACGGCCATCACCTCGTTCCTGGCCGTCCTGCTGATTGTCACCTTCTTCGTCACATCGTCGGACTCCGGCTCGCTGGTCATCGACTCCCTGGCCGCCGGCGGCGCCATACATACACCCGTCTGGCAGCGGGTCTTCTGGGCCAGCACCGAAGGGCTTGTGGCGGCTGCGCTGTTGCTCGCCGGTGGCCTCAGTGCGTTGCAGACCATGACCATCGCCAGCGCGTTGCCGTTCGCCGTCATCATGCTGATATCGGCTCTGGGCATGTGGCGCGCGCTGGTGATCGAAGGCCACCACGAAACCAGCCTGCAAAACCATATGCAGAGCAGCCGCCTGGCCAGCAATGCGGGGCCTGGGCTGTGGAAGAAGCGCCTGGCCGGCATGGTCAGCTTCCCGGACCGCGAACACGTCGAGGGCTTCATCAACACCACTGTGCTCAAGGCCATGCGCCGCGTGCAGCGTGAACTCAGCGGCCAGGAGTGGAACGCCGAGGTACAGATCGACGAAGCCCACTCGCGGGTCTATCTGGAGGTGCTCAAGGAAGATCAGGTGGACTTCATCTACGAGATCCGCATGGTCGGCTACGCCATGCCTGCCTTCGCGCTTTCCGAGGGGCCGGATACCGACGAGCAGTATTACCGCGCGGAAGTCTTCCTGCGGCGCGGGGGCCAGCATTACGACATCTACGGCTACGACCAGCAGGACATCATCAGCGACATCCTCGACCAATTCGAGAAGTACCTGCACTTCCTGCACATTTCTCCGGGCAGCCTGCCGTGGAAAATGGAAGAGCACGACGAAATGCTGGCCAGCGAGACAGACCTGCCCAAGACCGATCAATCGTAG
- a CDS encoding ABC transporter ATP-binding protein: protein MAEAIPALEIRNLHKRYGDLEVLKGISLTARDGDVISILGSSGSGKSTFLRCINLLENPNEGEILVAGESLRLKRAKDGDLVAADAKQINLMRSKLGFVFQNFNLWPHMSVLDNIIEAPRRVLGLSKAEATESAEALLAKVGIADKRHVYPNQLSGGQQQRAAIARTLAMQPKVILFDEPTSALDPEMVQEVLAVIRSLADEGRTMLLVTHEMNFAKQVSSEVVFLHQGLVEEQGTPEQVFDNPQSARCKQFMSSHR from the coding sequence ATGGCTGAGGCCATCCCAGCACTGGAAATCCGCAACCTGCACAAGCGCTACGGCGATCTGGAAGTACTCAAAGGCATCTCGCTGACCGCGCGCGACGGCGATGTAATTTCCATCCTCGGCTCGTCCGGCTCCGGAAAATCGACTTTCCTGCGCTGCATCAACCTGCTGGAAAATCCAAACGAAGGCGAGATTCTTGTCGCCGGTGAGTCGCTGCGCCTCAAGCGCGCCAAAGACGGCGATCTGGTGGCGGCGGACGCCAAGCAGATCAACCTGATGCGCAGCAAGCTTGGCTTCGTGTTCCAGAACTTCAACCTCTGGCCGCACATGAGTGTGCTGGACAACATCATCGAGGCACCGCGCCGCGTGCTCGGCCTGAGCAAGGCCGAAGCCACCGAAAGCGCCGAAGCCCTGCTGGCCAAGGTGGGCATTGCCGACAAGCGCCATGTCTATCCCAACCAGCTGTCCGGTGGCCAGCAGCAGCGCGCTGCCATCGCGCGCACCCTGGCGATGCAGCCGAAGGTGATCCTGTTCGATGAACCGACCTCGGCGCTGGACCCGGAAATGGTACAAGAAGTGCTAGCAGTGATCCGGTCACTGGCCGATGAAGGTCGGACCATGCTGCTCGTCACCCATGAAATGAACTTCGCGAAACAGGTCTCCAGTGAAGTGGTTTTTCTTCATCAGGGCCTGGTTGAAGAGCAGGGAACGCCCGAGCAGGTGTTCGACAACCCCCAATCGGCACGCTGTAAACAATTCATGTCCAGCCATCGCTAA
- the purE gene encoding 5-(carboxyamino)imidazole ribonucleotide mutase, with product MTALVGVIMGSKSDWSTLSHTADMLEKLGIAHEVTVVSAHRTPDLLFQYAEQAEQRGLRVIIAGAGGAAHLPGMCAAKTHLPVLGVPVQSSMLSGVDSLLSIVQMPAGVPVATLAIGKAGAVNAALLAASIVGHEFPEYHAALKRFRDEQTRTVLDNPDPRNA from the coding sequence ATGACAGCACTGGTAGGCGTGATCATGGGCTCCAAGTCCGATTGGTCCACCTTGAGCCACACCGCGGACATGCTGGAAAAGCTCGGCATTGCGCATGAAGTCACCGTGGTGTCCGCGCACCGCACTCCCGATCTGCTGTTTCAGTATGCCGAACAGGCCGAACAGCGCGGGCTGCGTGTGATCATCGCTGGCGCGGGCGGTGCGGCCCATCTGCCGGGCATGTGCGCGGCCAAGACCCATCTGCCAGTCCTTGGCGTGCCGGTGCAATCTTCGATGCTGTCCGGCGTGGATTCCTTGCTGTCGATCGTGCAGATGCCGGCTGGCGTGCCGGTCGCCACGCTGGCCATCGGCAAGGCGGGTGCCGTCAATGCCGCGTTGCTGGCGGCCAGCATCGTCGGTCATGAATTTCCGGAATACCACGCTGCGCTGAAGCGTTTCCGCGATGAGCAGACTCGAACCGTGCTCGACAATCCGGACCCAAGGAATGCATAA
- a CDS encoding FAD-dependent oxidoreductase, with amino-acid sequence MSTDYDLLLAGAGHSHLGVLRHWASRERPMGRIGLVSAEPNAWYSGMMPGLIAEHYQTRQCRIALPKLCAAADVEFIQGTMVALLPETPELLLATGETLRSTWLSLNLGSLPWLPEQSGDGMELLSVKPFADFIRRWQQWLETPEPVAVLGGGAAGVELALAMAGRMPTIHLFSEGELLAGHPPRLRRLALRHLQRAKVQVHEQVSIQAVHGNTLIGDGQIRWRGRRLVVATGPNPLEWLRESGLRLDARGFIEVSPALQSRSHPHVFASGDCASLPGAARNGVQAVRQSTVLATNLGRAAIGQPLRHYHPPAHSLALLADGHRGALLSWASVAAGGRLLGRWKAYIDRSFMRHHGTED; translated from the coding sequence ATGAGCACTGACTACGACCTGTTGCTGGCCGGCGCGGGTCATAGCCACCTCGGCGTGCTGCGCCACTGGGCCAGTCGCGAGCGGCCGATGGGGCGGATCGGCCTGGTCTCGGCCGAACCGAACGCCTGGTACTCGGGCATGATGCCGGGCCTGATCGCCGAGCATTACCAGACCCGCCAGTGCCGCATCGCGCTACCCAAGCTCTGTGCGGCGGCCGATGTCGAGTTCATCCAGGGCACCATGGTGGCGCTGCTTCCCGAGACGCCGGAACTGCTCCTGGCGACCGGAGAGACATTGCGCAGCACCTGGCTATCGCTCAACTTGGGGTCGCTGCCCTGGCTGCCGGAACAGTCGGGCGATGGAATGGAATTGCTCTCGGTGAAACCCTTCGCTGACTTCATTCGGCGCTGGCAGCAATGGCTGGAAACCCCCGAGCCAGTGGCTGTTCTCGGCGGCGGCGCGGCAGGCGTCGAGCTGGCTCTGGCCATGGCCGGTCGGATGCCGACCATCCACTTGTTCTCTGAAGGCGAACTGCTGGCAGGCCATCCACCCCGGTTGCGTCGCCTCGCGCTGCGACATTTGCAGCGCGCCAAGGTACAGGTCCATGAACAGGTCTCGATCCAGGCGGTGCACGGCAACACCCTGATCGGCGACGGGCAGATCCGCTGGCGCGGTCGCCGTCTGGTCGTCGCGACCGGGCCCAACCCCCTGGAATGGCTTCGCGAATCGGGCCTGCGGCTGGACGCACGCGGCTTCATCGAAGTATCTCCGGCGCTGCAGAGCCGCTCGCATCCACACGTGTTTGCCAGCGGCGATTGTGCCAGCCTTCCCGGCGCCGCACGCAACGGCGTCCAGGCGGTGCGCCAGTCGACCGTACTCGCCACCAACCTTGGCCGCGCGGCCATTGGCCAGCCCCTGCGCCACTATCACCCGCCCGCGCACAGCCTCGCCCTGCTGGCCGACGGACACCGCGGCGCACTGCTGAGCTGGGCGAGTGTCGCGGCCGGTGGCCGGCTGCTGGGTCGCTGGAAGGCGTACATCGATCGCAGCTTCATGCGTCATCATGGCACCGAAGACTGA
- a CDS encoding ABC transporter permease, with protein MSWELFIKWLPSFIEGAWLTLQLVGVSVVAGLILALPLGIARSSRLLAVRALPYGYIFFFRGTPLLVQLFLVYYGMAQFEAVRQSALWPYLRDPYWCAIITMTLHTAAYIAEILRGAIQNVPPGEIEAARALGMSRSQALWHIILPRATRIGLPAYSNEVILMLKASALASTITLLELTGMARKIAARTYMHEEMFLTAGLIYLLIAFVLMQGFKLLERWLRVDACQGR; from the coding sequence ATGAGCTGGGAACTGTTCATCAAGTGGCTGCCGAGCTTCATCGAAGGTGCCTGGCTGACCCTGCAGCTGGTCGGCGTCTCGGTCGTGGCCGGGTTGATACTTGCGCTGCCGTTGGGCATAGCCCGGTCATCGCGCCTGCTCGCGGTGCGCGCGCTGCCCTACGGATACATCTTCTTCTTCCGCGGCACGCCCTTGCTGGTGCAGCTGTTCCTCGTCTATTACGGCATGGCGCAGTTCGAAGCCGTTCGCCAAAGCGCCTTGTGGCCGTATCTGCGCGATCCCTACTGGTGCGCGATCATCACCATGACCCTGCACACCGCCGCCTATATTGCCGAGATCCTGCGGGGCGCGATCCAGAACGTCCCGCCGGGTGAGATCGAAGCCGCCCGCGCGTTGGGTATGTCTCGCAGCCAGGCGTTGTGGCACATCATCCTGCCGCGCGCCACGCGTATCGGCCTGCCGGCCTACAGCAACGAAGTGATTCTGATGCTCAAGGCCAGCGCGCTGGCCAGCACCATCACCCTGCTCGAGTTGACAGGCATGGCGCGCAAGATTGCGGCGCGCACCTACATGCACGAAGAAATGTTCCTCACCGCCGGCCTGATCTACCTGCTCATCGCCTTCGTACTGATGCAGGGCTTCAAGCTGCTGGAGCGCTGGTTGCGGGTGGACGCCTGCCAGGGGCGCTGA